The Fibrobacterota bacterium genome has a segment encoding these proteins:
- a CDS encoding serine/threonine protein kinase, which yields MAFAVEDFSDWSLLGEGGEAQVFRARQTSLDRMVAIKRLKLSNIGDEEEIKRFEREAKLCASLSHPSVTQIFDYGSDGRYYYLVMEYVQGIDLGKMSELGSAYVSSPDLRATASLERLGLPTEGPGGEGLPDSLKVHLARQMVEVVDFIHQRGVLHRDIKPENFMADLSGRVKLLDLGMAKTHSGIREKTDSLGAGLKGTLAYLPPEILRGQGRLDHVSEYYSLALVILEAFSGARFYRGKSTEQVVAMIQSGIVVADMAGVPPAVKVLLTPYLDPDADKRPKSLDPLLKGLKAMQANTIALAGGREALEAVIRAEQRAWLWTMVRVAEASGEFDQAFQRLRELLEADPGDEEVQAKFRDLGVLMNSAPDTSATPVVPARQAAAVPAKIRFITAGFALLAVSTGAFFYLESRPAFDDAGRELREREMSLISKENDAKAPSAAARRPALRPYGVLIVTGVPDNYRVLVNKVRYRQGGEIHLPASRHLIEIRDAGNRDVLRDSVAVEGGEPTVYDFSRRAGKK from the coding sequence ATGGCTTTCGCCGTCGAAGACTTCTCCGACTGGTCCCTCCTGGGCGAGGGGGGCGAGGCCCAAGTCTTCCGCGCTCGCCAGACCAGCCTCGATCGCATGGTGGCCATCAAGCGCCTTAAGCTCTCCAACATCGGCGACGAAGAGGAAATCAAGCGCTTCGAGCGCGAGGCCAAGCTCTGCGCTTCTCTTTCGCATCCTTCCGTGACGCAGATCTTCGATTACGGCAGCGATGGCCGCTACTATTACCTGGTGATGGAATACGTGCAAGGGATCGATCTCGGGAAAATGTCCGAGCTGGGATCGGCCTACGTGTCCTCCCCCGATCTGCGCGCCACCGCCAGCCTGGAAAGGCTGGGGCTCCCCACCGAGGGGCCCGGCGGCGAAGGCTTGCCCGACTCGCTCAAGGTCCATCTGGCGCGCCAGATGGTGGAAGTGGTGGATTTCATCCACCAGAGGGGCGTTCTTCACAGGGACATCAAGCCCGAGAATTTCATGGCCGACCTGTCCGGGCGCGTCAAGCTGCTCGATCTGGGGATGGCCAAGACCCATTCCGGCATCCGGGAGAAGACCGACTCGTTGGGCGCGGGCCTCAAGGGAACCCTGGCCTATCTTCCTCCCGAAATCCTGCGCGGCCAAGGCCGCCTCGATCACGTCTCGGAGTACTACTCGCTGGCCCTGGTGATCCTCGAGGCCTTTTCCGGGGCCCGTTTCTACCGGGGCAAATCCACCGAGCAAGTGGTCGCCATGATCCAATCGGGCATCGTGGTGGCGGACATGGCCGGCGTCCCTCCCGCCGTGAAGGTATTGCTCACGCCTTATCTCGACCCCGATGCGGACAAGCGCCCCAAATCCCTCGACCCTCTCCTCAAAGGCCTCAAGGCCATGCAGGCCAATACCATCGCCCTCGCCGGTGGACGGGAGGCCCTGGAGGCGGTCATCCGCGCGGAACAGCGGGCCTGGTTATGGACCATGGTGCGCGTGGCCGAGGCCTCCGGCGAATTCGATCAGGCCTTCCAACGTCTGCGCGAGCTTTTGGAGGCCGATCCCGGCGACGAAGAGGTGCAAGCCAAGTTCAGGGATTTGGGAGTCCTGATGAACTCGGCGCCGGATACGTCGGCTACCCCCGTCGTGCCGGCCCGGCAGGCCGCCGCCGTACCCGCCAAGATCCGTTTCATCACCGCCGGCTTCGCCCTGCTGGCCGTTTCCACCGGGGCTTTTTTTTACCTTGAGTCCCGGCCGGCCTTTGACGACGCGGGTCGCGAACTGAGGGAACGGGAGATGAGCCTGATTTCCAAGGAGAACGACGCGAAGGCGCCATCGGCCGCGGCCCGTCGCCCGGCGCTGCGGCCCTATGGCGTACTCATCGTCACGGGCGTTCCGGATAATTACCGGGTGCTGGTCAACAAGGTTCGCTACCGGCAGGGCGGGGAAATCCATCTGCCGGCCAGCCGCCACCTGATCGAGATCCGGGACGCGGGCAACCGCGACGTGCTACGGGACTCGGTGGCGGTGGAAGGCGGGGAGCCGACGGTTTACGACTTCTCGAGGAGGGCCGGTAAGAAGTGA
- a CDS encoding 3-deoxy-D-arabino-heptulosonate 7-phosphate synthase: protein MIIPLHPRLTDPELKELEAIASEFGVRIQPIHGIERSIYAILGDETSQDLLNRLEGLEFVERVDRIQAPYKLMSRESKLNHHRIRVGNKELPGDFCVIAGHCTIDPKNKAMFLETAFAVKEAGADMLRGGVWKPRTSPHSFQGDAKSLDILLEARERTGMQINTEVMDFEQLKLCVDAKVDSLQIGARSALNYRLLQQVGELTKSTGTRVLLKRSMHMGPVSEFILAAEYIVAQGNPNVMLCPRGTVPTIEGFRNSPDESITLLLKERTWAPVVVDPSHSVGKAVYVPSACLAAAGYGADGILIETHCQPKKGVGDDPKQAVTPDVLAQIVRDTRQIHAMAARYLPKAAVS, encoded by the coding sequence ATGATCATCCCGCTACATCCCCGCCTAACGGATCCGGAGCTAAAAGAGCTCGAGGCCATCGCTTCGGAGTTCGGGGTCCGCATCCAGCCCATCCACGGCATCGAGCGTTCGATCTACGCCATCCTCGGGGATGAAACCTCGCAGGATCTGCTCAACCGCCTGGAAGGCCTGGAATTCGTGGAGCGCGTCGACCGCATCCAGGCGCCTTACAAGCTGATGTCGCGGGAAAGCAAATTGAACCACCACCGCATCCGCGTGGGGAACAAGGAGCTGCCCGGGGATTTCTGCGTGATCGCCGGGCACTGCACCATCGACCCCAAGAACAAGGCCATGTTCCTGGAGACCGCCTTCGCGGTGAAGGAAGCCGGCGCCGATATGCTCCGGGGCGGCGTATGGAAGCCGCGCACCTCGCCGCATTCCTTCCAGGGCGATGCCAAGAGCCTCGACATCCTCCTCGAGGCGCGCGAGCGCACCGGGATGCAAATCAACACTGAGGTGATGGATTTCGAGCAATTGAAACTGTGCGTGGACGCCAAGGTGGATTCGCTTCAGATCGGGGCGCGCAGCGCGCTCAACTATCGCCTGCTCCAACAGGTGGGCGAGCTCACCAAGTCCACCGGTACGCGCGTGCTCTTGAAACGCAGCATGCATATGGGCCCGGTTTCCGAATTCATCTTGGCGGCCGAATACATCGTGGCGCAGGGCAATCCCAACGTCATGCTCTGCCCGCGCGGCACCGTGCCCACCATCGAAGGCTTCCGCAATTCGCCGGACGAAAGCATTACCCTGCTCTTGAAGGAACGCACTTGGGCCCCGGTAGTCGTCGATCCTTCGCATAGCGTCGGCAAGGCCGTGTACGTGCCCAGCGCCTGCCTGGCCGCCGCGGGCTACGGCGCCGACGGCATCCTCATCGAAACCCATTGCCAGCCCAAGAAGGGCGTGGGCGACGATCCCAAGCAAGCGGTGACCCCGGA
- a CDS encoding tetratricopeptide repeat protein: MASMVKQSASIVPAPVRKAAGLWIAVLPAAAMLVGCSGDLNRAKECYRVGDYPRALRLFDAELDRHPASFEARYGQALVLQELALKAKAVSADSEPVWQAVADAYSVCARLRDTAAIAENWAIALFHLGNKQYVHQRFEPALENLQLARRVDPRNKYVLNLAGILEYSLGRYKEAQETFEYLIALDPGFVSAYLNLGNVLWESGNEDAALVTWKQALTVSPQNQIIIKRIESALQKIAGS; encoded by the coding sequence ATGGCATCGATGGTTAAGCAAAGCGCCAGCATCGTCCCGGCCCCGGTCCGGAAGGCCGCCGGCCTTTGGATCGCCGTCCTCCCGGCCGCGGCCATGCTCGTAGGCTGTTCCGGCGATTTGAATCGCGCCAAGGAATGCTACCGGGTGGGCGATTATCCCCGCGCCCTCCGTCTCTTCGATGCCGAATTGGATCGCCATCCCGCCTCCTTCGAGGCCCGTTACGGCCAAGCCCTGGTATTGCAAGAACTGGCCTTGAAGGCCAAAGCCGTCAGCGCCGACAGCGAGCCCGTCTGGCAGGCCGTCGCGGATGCGTACTCCGTTTGCGCGCGCTTGCGGGACACCGCCGCTATCGCCGAGAATTGGGCCATCGCCCTCTTCCACCTGGGCAACAAGCAGTACGTGCATCAGCGCTTCGAACCCGCGTTGGAAAACCTCCAGCTCGCGCGCCGCGTGGATCCGCGCAACAAGTACGTCCTCAATCTCGCCGGCATCCTGGAATACAGCCTCGGGCGGTACAAGGAAGCCCAAGAGACCTTCGAGTACCTCATCGCTTTGGATCCCGGTTTCGTGAGCGCCTACCTGAACCTCGGCAACGTGCTGTGGGAATCGGGTAACGAGGACGCGGCCCTGGTGACCTGGAAGCAGGCCCTGACCGTCAGCCCGCAAAACCAGATCATCATCAAACGCATCGAAAGCGCCTTGCAGAAGATCGCGGGCTCTTGA